The following are from one region of the Pleurodeles waltl isolate 20211129_DDA chromosome 4_1, aPleWal1.hap1.20221129, whole genome shotgun sequence genome:
- the LOC138287629 gene encoding uncharacterized protein isoform X1 — MDWIATPDQNIEQVKRLERPLPQISNSEAYSGNNQPSFSSQSNFATFGSGNLSECHLYDSMATVSNSLSQNINVRNGILQQSLPLVLSTDMAAGGIGNVQRSIIQKNGPIRGLDQTSNYMSNSMVKSLPHYISNEQAEIASSQPSSATWQNTQQVPSQHNVPPNRIVNVRQQMIQQHYPSMQDFLTYPCNQDYRPPSNETRLVWTKEQNCTAQPAEEGALSAHHQPKNMLLNSQQTINIGNMQNTASFGNAQVPVVSNQLSQMQQQPPPAPYLVSKTNLEAKNVWSAKFDSRLPTQAVQCQQSVQSQNHHSGLQQQTVHRKEVVHRQQPVQHHWQQLGKPHRQLMQNLQQLMQNPQQLMQNPQQLMQNPQQLMQNPQQLMQHPQQLMQRPQQPAQHPQQLPQNHQQAVQQYQQPVQPQQQPQQQQQPQQQQQQTTLRRLLQSGQHQQPRQNQLLVPLQHVLQFEEQLNFQRQVQHQEPVRYINENVHQQQLLLTDRRDELYAVDHRPHNPTPEHISPTNGCTVGGVNVATLSYERVVHSNKPTYDSVKNDAHASDQTQLDILQRIFQDVQNTSNTRTSECEKSSKALDNIQFQKPFSVCSPGQIKNNVNGPVELHVSPTSGSMVANKNVTVEDLCAIYKKILETKKRFLHLVRKFNSKREVYISLNSKTSTTIPFSSVQDIGVPHKDLDNMSCTNRTTVSNVKSNVPSPVPQKPDIPLCKESPMLVNTNESNSTHQPALMNEGLCLENIYQGSKHSPAISSPSSKQHNNHTLKSPTQPKSYPGEQHFPSGSNNESTVVNTQQNSGQEPASTSKIITSQEQVDNIRPTGHQSPCAIELQSNLQAGTLCVNPRVDHSKINPYLYSLLQTEITKGHSSALDNDPGQHLKDTTATINAINLTNCCTNALASNSVTNLTASNLEECKLIAAEIESPLSQMSSATMEALESCFDLWKTTLSNSASQNKQAVSTGVEPQESLSSAGLCDQTCTTSQESVQQTTPVIEAVKASCGANEASHSSVDTALGQKQDALGSSVTKTIERVAVVNPLVLSKSGCLIEVAASESRKVEVYPAVHENILPCLIEQNNSMVDAPSLSDIGSISQPSSEKDLTDKLDSAGFIKPKNVEIVTEATSASCLNISESKMKQLETIDASEQGNLCQSVSNPVSQTVNLGDCSDTLLGANDEQLHISSICTLVKGSTLYDSKIAKIFDTSSSAEVGDIASKGEGGILHPMKQLESGTSISADKIEVLKLTDVKSSNISKPDFADLHTNTTCCTEDVHVTEAYNSNVSPSEPVIKENVSNSKYKHNLKQHFENVEIIAPSKATKVDFFCSSTPRERKNGHVNRKDNCLEKYVPLTDEKTNESNHSVQALSSRSDCDFSPDKENDSEEQVSFISDQIPKNCENTSEKDNYSNSSKEIDAEKCASITEEQISKGSSCTSTPQFENYDSSFSKERSHKGCASVTAKREKGEREPADELLSAQGLDNQLSELLIEFPFGLDRMENKLQLEGKRAIENEVLHKVISVVKQELQLDKGCHISSEMCDFEKVVSIDNGSEDRPIKTEKRIDNNLTASLEVLDLEKENSVYQSLKLSTTEKKEKLPLNVNCHRSPSLIRDYEADCYKKGLKKNVVTVKEELESCSSVKQEPQCNKECRMCLGMYGHKKEDSNICQETDVLTAQKKVDKSDTIPPDYGNKSFVNQILKQCDCVMEQSKLIYNNSKSRSLNITDVEKFHGLTQGSEKMKIPKLEPQVFSCVKQELQFDKECKISFRVNNPEKDAVCGGAEKRDVTLQKLVEKNILMSLKGIIGSEKVNPVNQNLKENNTAEQLSTMLLVGNCSKKSDIPVECPENNEITDTLDVCNDVNRVPVCYKEIGLCAGVPGSKEMSSSCQELESKSMVVKMGSKLDKKISSSHDFDSGKANLLDKVLEQQTSVTQQESQLDDELTDISDSEIGNTSNEIQITLIHSENMTKLFPEVPSMSASDVSMRDAQTTDQVSSELKVKAGLSHSTSEIRHLEESLGRDMNNTSSDKSPCCLHSWVYSLYGYGPKCTCGNAGKKDNTKSDLSTESSMGDYVDTNKASYSTPINSNLKEQMHSRKTSNEDTLSFQKKGIKRPHSPAVNAVKCIRTVDVFSPLNAQPTLVEHNNLISVTGNSAIYKKKSKLEYLMKSKNENRKKKSRIKHQPMTIVALTPSQVTSKVKDDVSQKVSTEKVVPVPNCPVPELGDKSCNKDSSDTQTYEKMCKEKKKRKRLILNSQFTVPHGSPSPSKNKKDQAQYMRLDTIDANGLKLHCKSGKAAQKDKEKVLNGSSPLWKEEQSTSLGNSPPGEDKTVYTFKYDKNSKARLGSSSPRKKERLSVSNNDKMSKASPGSCPRKEGKSSVNNINKKSKVSSGSSSPRKAEKSPTYDYEKKSRVSPGNFSSCKEKTFSGNDKMNKALSGHSPPRKEQCFINANIETCKASPGNPLKNEQYSNRDNDKNSKASSGISLLRKEQCSTNCNDKKSKASPSNSPPKKEEQSSMKSNDKMSKVSPGNYSSGCEAKSPSSDSEKKSKASLGSSSPSGGEISYKIEYGVKSIASPTTSSKKEEKYFADPDPKSKPSSGNSPFRTEDKPANVYERNSKSLPSKYHRDDADSPCSQERNIKAPTPEEETSTNTDYDKNRRGLTVGAFLGEEKLCPTAGYEKRNASSPADEAKYNKTGTEIRKSNEKRVSNKEKKQTEKYSEVEKVSGRKEPGLKCVRSDKEIKFKSPDASAAKEKKRTLTIEEYRARRIADRVKAVKKTMAAREAMHQNKFKLPSRTHSPVKIGVLKERFTQSSASHAQGNKCSKTTISNGTARESPKGRHSDPVQLKSSSLSSKDKATKNVLLHAALLPKHMNIGKNVTNAGTKMSCVGNESSKPLGCYTAPVTKNATQESVCPSKLNLGKCSGSEKLKRTLSLTIDKKETVSDLQNSTLSPKMLEFKMCPEGLFRRHSVNGGSIDGNRVVSPEKSPAEVMKCKKEDWYNSPTKKKKVEIIAGTDLSESVTSNSSTSTTEKSTIQIPAVCSNATFNAFKQRYLKERSKSVDIGLTK, encoded by the exons ATGGACTGGATTGCAACACCAGATCAGAATATCGAACAGGTGAAACGTTTAGAAAGACCTTTGCCTCAGATCTCCAATTCAGAGGCGTATTCAGGAAACAACCAGCCATCTTTTTCTTCTCAATCCAATTTTGCTACATTTGGATCTGGAAATCTGAGTGAATGTCATTTATATGACAGTATGGCTACTGTCTCAAATTCACTTTCCCAAAACATAAACGTACGGAATGGAATATTACAGCAGTCTCTTCCTCTAGTATTGTCTACTGATATGGCTGCAGGAGGCATCGGCAATGTACAACGAAGCATCATACAAAAGAATGGACCAATAAGAGGTCTGGATCAAACTTCAAATTATATGTCCAATTCCATGGTCAAGTCTTTGCCACACTATATCTCAAATGAGCAAGCGGAGATTGCTTCTTCTCAACCAAGTTCTGCAACATGGCAAAATACACAGCAGGTGCCTTCCCAACATAATGTACCACCAAACCGCATTGTAAATGTGAgacaacaaatgatacagcagcattATCCTTCTATGCAGGATTTTTTAACGTATCCCTGCAACCAAGATTACAGACCACCGTCAAATGAGACTCGGTTGGTTTGGACAAAGGAACAGAACTGTACAGCGCAGCCTGCTGAAGAAGGTGCTTTGTCTGCCCATCATCAGCCAAAAAACATGCTTTTGAATTCCCAGCAAACCATAAACATTGGAAATATGCAAAACACAGCCAGTTTTGGAAATGCCCAGGTTCCAGTTGTATCAAACCAGTTATCACAAATGCAGCAACAGCCACCCCCTGCACCATATTTAGTTTCTAAAACTAATCTTGAGGCAAAGAATGTGTGGTCTGCTAAATTTGACTCTAGATTGCCAACACAGGCAGTTCAGTGCCAACAATCAGTGCAGTCGCAAAACCATCATTCAGGACTACAGCAACAGACAGTGCATCGAAAAGAAGTAGTTCATCGCCAGCAACCAGTTCAACACCACTGGCAGCAACTAGGTAAACCCCACCGGCAGCTGATGCAAAACCTTCAGCAGCTGATGCAAAACCCTCAGCAGCTGATGCAAAACCCTCAGCAGCTGATGCAAAACCCTCAGCAGCTGATGCAAAACCCTCAGCAGCTGATGCAGCACCCTCAGCAGCTGATGCAACGCCCTCAGCAGCCAGCTCAACACCCTCAACAGTTGCCACAAAACCACCAGCAGGCAGTGCAGCAATACCAACAGCCAGTGCAGCCGCAGCAgcagccgcagcagcagcagcagccgcagcagcagcagcagcagacaacATTGAGAAGACTACTACAATCAGGGCAGCACCAACAGCCCAGGCAAAACCAGCTATTGGTTCCACTCCAACATGTCCTTCAGTTTGAAGAACAACTGAATTTTCAGCGACAGGTGCAGCACCAAGAGCCAGTTAGGTACATTAATGAAAATGTACATCAGCAGCAATTGCTGTTAACAGATAGACGGGATGAATTGTATGCAGTTGACCATCGGCCTCATAACCCCACACCTGAACATATTTCTCCTACAAATGGTTGTACTGTTGGTGGTGTAAATGTTGCAACACTGTCCTATGAACGTGTGGTACATTCAAATAAGCCAACATATGATTCTGTTAAGAATGACGCTCACGCCTCAGACCAAACCCAACTTGATATTCTTCAGCGCATATTTCAGGATGTACAAAACACTAGCAATACTAGAACATCTGAATGTGAGAAAAGCTCAAAAGCTTTGGACAACATACAGTTTCAGAAACCCTTCTCTGTTTGTAGTCCCggtcaaataaaaaataatgtaaacgGACCAGTTGAATTACATGTAAGCCCTACATCTGGCTCAATGGTTGCAAACAAAAATGTGACAGTAGAAGATTTGTgtgcaatttataaaaaaatattagaaACGAAAAAACGCTTCCTGCACCTTGTTAGGAAATTCAATTCAAAACGAGAAGTTTATAtttctttaaacagtaaaacaagtACAACCATTCCATTTTCCAGTGTTCAGGATATTGGTGTGCCACATAAAGATTTGGACAACATGTCTTGCACGAATAGAACAACTGTATCAAATGtcaaatcaaatgtcccaagtccTGTACCTCAGAAACCTGATATACCATTGTGCAAGGAAAGCCCGATGTTGGTTAACACAAATGAAAGCAATTCCACGCATCAACCAGCTTTGATGAACGAGGGACTGTGCTTAGAAAACATTTATCAAGGTAGCAAACATTCTCCGGCAATATCTAGTCCTTCCAGTAAACAGCATAATAACCACACATTAAAATCTCCTACTCAGCCAAAAAGTTATCCAGGAGAACAACATTTCCCTTCAGGAAGTAATAATGAGTCTACTGTCGTTAATACTCAACAGAACTCTGGCCAAGAACCAGCCAGCACTTCCAAGATTATAACATCCCAGGAACAAGTGGATAATATTAGACCTACAGGTCACCAGTCTCCATGTGCTATTGAACTGCAAAGTAACCTTCAAGCAGGAACATTATGTGTTAATCCTCGGGTGGACCATAGCAaaataaatccatatttatattcctTATTGCAGACGGAAATAACAAAGGGCCACTCTTCTGCACTGGATAATGATCCTGGCCAACATCTGAAGGACACTACAGCAACCATCAATGCCATAAATTTGACTAATTGTTGTACAAATGCCTTGGCTTCAAACAGTGTTACTAACTTAACAGCTTCAAATTTGGAAGAATGTAAATTAATTGCTGCAGAAATTGAATCTCCCTTATCGCAAATGAGCAGTGCTACAATGGAAGCACTGGAATCCTGCTTTGATTTGTGGAAAACGACTCTTTCTAATAGTGCTTCGCAGAATAAACAAGCAGTCTCCACAGGTGTAGAGCCACAAGAATCATTGTCATCTGCAGGCCTTTGTGATCAGACATGTACAACCTCTCAGGAAAGTGTCCAGCAAACTACCCCAGTCATTGAAGCAGTCAAAGCTTCATGTGGTGCAAATGAGGCAAGCCACAGTTCTGTGGACACTGCTCTGGGGCAAAAACAAGATGCTTTGGGTTCCAGTGTTACAAAaaccattgaaagagttgctgtcGTAAATCCTTTGGTACTTTCAAAGTCTGGCTGTCTCATTGAAGTTGCTGCAAGTGAGTCTCGAAAAGTGGAAGTGTACCCAGCCGTCCATGAAAACATATTGCCTTGTTTGATAGAACAAAATAACTCAATGGTAGATGCTCCATCACTGTCCGACATTGGAAGCATATCACAACCTTCCAGTGAGAAAGATCTGACTGACAAACTTGATTCAGCTGGgttcataaaacctaaaaatgttgaaattgttaCAGAGGCAACAAGTGCCAGCTGTTTAAACATCAGTGAAAGTAAGATGAAGCAGTTGGAAACAATTGATGCTTCTGAGCAAGGAAACTTATGTCAGTCAGTCAGCAATCCTGTCAGTCAAACTGTAAATTTAGGAGACTGTTCTGACACTTTATTAGGCGCAAATGATGAGCAGTTGCATATTTCAAGCATTTGTACGCTTGTTAAAGGCAGTACGTTATATGATtctaaaattgcaaaaatatttgATACCTCTAGTTCAGCAGAAGTAGGCGATATTGCTTCAAAAGGAGAAGGTGGCATTCTGCATCCTATGAAACAACTTGAAAGTGGTACCTCGATAAGTGCAGATAAAATAGAAGTGTTAAAATTGACAGATGTTAAATCTTCAAATATCTCGAAACCTGACTTTGCAGACTTGCATACCAATACAACTTGTTGCACAGAGGATGTCCATGTAACTGAGGCGTATAATTCAAATGTAAGCCCTTCGGAGCCAGTCATTAAAGAAAATGTTTCCAATTCAAAATACAAGCACAACTtaaaacaacattttgaaaatgtagAAATTATTGCACCAAGTAAAGCAACTAAAGTTGATTTCTTTTGTAGTTCAACACCTCgagaaagaaaaaatggtcatGTGAATAGAAAAGATAACTGCCTTGAAAAATATGTACCCTTGACAGATGAGAAAACAAATGAATCGAATCATTCAGTTCAGGCACTAAGCAGCCGTAGCGATTGTGACTTCTCTCCTGACAAAGAGAACGATTCAGAAGAACAGGTGTCTTTCATATCTGATCAGATACCTAAAAATTGTGAAAATACAAGTGAAAAAGACAATTATTCCAATTCTAGTAAAGAAATAGATGCTGAAAAGTGTGCATCAATTACTGAAGAGCAGATTAGCAAAGGCAGTTCTTGTACTTCCACACCACAGTTTGAAAACTATGACTCTTCTTTCAGCAAAGAAAGATCACATAAAGGATGTGCGTCTGTCACAGctaagagagaaaaaggagagcgaGAGCCTGCTGATGAATTACTCTCTGCGCAAGGTCTCGATAATCAACTTTCAGAACTTCTAATTGAATTTCCTTTTGGCTTGGACAGAATGGAAAATAAACTGCAGTTGGAAGGAAAGCGGGCAATAGAAAATGAAGTCCTGCATAAAGTTATTTCTGTAGTGAAGCAGGAGTTGCAACTTGACAAGGGATGCCACATTTCTTCAGAAATGTGTGACTTTGAAAAAGTGGTTTCTATAGATAATGGCAGTGAAGACAGACCCATAAAGACTGAAAAGAGAATTGATAATAACCTAACTGCATCTCTAGAAGTTCTTGATTTGGAAAAAGAGAACTCTGTATATCAAAGCCTTAAACTCAGCactacagaaaagaaagaaaagttgcCCCTTAATGTGAACTGCCATCGTTCTCCAAGCCTTATCCGTGATTATGAAGCAGACTGTTATAAAAAAGGTCTCAAAAAGAATGTAGTTACAGTGAAGGAGGAGTTAGAAAGTTGTAGTTCTGTTAAGCAGGAACCTCAGTGCAATAAAGAATGTAGAATGTGTTTGGGAATGTATGGACATAAAAAGGAAGATTCTAATATCTGCCAAGAGACAGATGTGCTTACAGCTCAGAAGAAGGTTGATAAAAGCGACACAATTCCTCCCGATTATGGAAATAAGAGCTTTGTAAATCAAATCCTTAAGCAATGTGACTGTGTAATGGAGCAGAGTAAGTTGATTTATAATAACAGCAAAAGTAGGTCTTTAAATATCACTGATGTTGAGAAGTTTCACGGTCTTACCCAAGGCTCAGAGAAGATGAAAATCCCTAAGTTGGAGCCACAGGTCTTTAGTTGTGTAAAGCAGGAGTTGCAGTTTGACAAGGAATGTAAGATTTCTTTCAGAGTGAATAACCCAGAGAAGGATGCTGTATGTGGAGGTGCAGAGAAAAGGGATGTTACACTTCAGAAGTTGGTTGAAAAAAACATACTTATGTCTCTTAaaggaattattggctctgaaaaggtAAACCCCGTAAATCAAAACCTTAAAGAAAATAACACTGCAGAACAACTGAGTACAATGCTGCTTGTTGGGAACTGCAGTAAGAAATCTGACATTCCTGTTGAGTGCCCAGAAAACAATGAAATTACAGACACATTAGACGTCTGTAATGATGTAAATCGTGTTCCAGTATGTTATAAAGAAATTGGGTTGTGTGCTGGAGTACCAGGTTCCAAAGAAATGAGTTCTAGTTGTCAAGAACTAGAAAGTAAATCAATGGTGGTGAAGATGGGTTCAAAACTTGATAAAAAGATTTCTTCTTCACATGACTTTGATTCTGGAAAGGCGAATTTGTTGGATAAAGTTCTTGAGCAGCAAACTTCTGTTACACAACAGGAGTCCCAACTTGATGATGAATTGACAGATATAAGTGATTCCGAAATAGGTAACACTTCAAATGAAATACAGATTACTTTAATACACTCGGAGAACATGACCAAATTGTTTCCTGAGGTACCATCCATGTCAGCCAGCGATGTTAGCATGAGAGACGCTCAAACTACCGATCAGGTTTCGTCAGAGCTTAAAGTTAAAGCAGGCCTTAGCCATTCTACTTCTGAGATCAGGCATCTAGAGGAATCGCTTGGTAGAGACATGAACAACACTTCTTCAGATAAAAGCCCATGTTGTTTGCATAGTTGGGTATATTCACTTTATGGTTATGGGCCAAAATGTACGTGTGGAAATGCTGGCAAGAAAGATAACACGAAGAGTGACTTAAGTACTGAAAGTTCAATGGGGGACTATGTGGACACAAATAAAGCTAGTTATTCTACTCCTATAAATAGTAATTTAAAAGAACAAATGCATTCTAGAAAAACAAGCAATGAAGACACTTTGTCATTTCAAAAGAAAGGCATAAAACGACCACACAGCCCTGCAGTGAATGCTGTAAAATGCATAAGAACTGTTGATGTTTTCAGCCCTCTTAATGCTCAGCCAACACTTGTTGAACACAACAATCTAATATCTGTTACAGGGAATTCTGctatatataaaaagaaatctAAACTTGAATATCTGATGAAATCCAAAAATGAAAATCGAAAAAAGAAAAGCAGGATAAAACATCAGCCCATGACTATTGTTGCCCTGACACCTTCACAAGTGACATCTAAAGTTAAGGACGACGTTTCTCAAAAAGTTTCAACGGAAAAAGTTGTTCCTGTTCCTAACTGCCCTGTACCCGAGTTGGGCGACAAGTCTTGTAACAAAGATTCCTCGGACACACAAACCTACGAAAAGAtgtgtaaagaaaaaaagaaacggaAAAGACTCATTCTTAACAGCCAGTTCACAGTGCCCCATGGTTCGCCTTCACctagtaaaaacaaaaaagatcaAGCTCAATACATGCGTCTCGACACGATTGATGCAAATGGGTTGAAGCTACACTGCAAATCTGGCAAGGCTGCACAAAAGGATAAAGAGAAGGTCTTGAATGGCAGCTCCCCTCTTTGGAAAGAGGAACAATCTACTTCACTTGGCAACTCTCCTCCTGGGGAAGACAAAACAGTGTATACTTTCAAATATGATAAAAATAGCAAAGCACGGTTGGGCAGTTCTTCTCCCAGGAAAAAGGAAAGGCTTTCTGTTAGTAATAATGATAAAATGAGCAAGGCTTCGCCTGGCAGCTGTCCTAGGAAAGAAGGGAAGTCTTCTGTTAACAATATTAACAAAAAGAGCAAGGTTTCATCTGGCAGCTCTTCTCCTAGGAAAGCAGAAAAGTCTCCTACTTATGATTATGAAAAAAAGAGCAGGGTCTCACCTGGAAACTTTTCTTCTTGTAAAGAGAAAACATTTTCTGGTAATGATAAAATGAATAAGGCCTtgtctggccactccccacctaggAAAGAACAGTGTTTTATTAACGCTAATATTGAAACGTGTAAGGCCTCCCCTGGCAACCCTCTTAAGAACGAACAATATTCTAATCGCGATAATGATAAAAACAGTAAGGCCTCATCTGGCATCTCTCTTCTCAGAAAAGAGCAGTGCTCTACTAACTGTAATGATAAAAAGAGCAAGGCCTCGCCTAGCAACTCTCCTCCTAAGAAGGAAGAACAGTCTTCTATGAAGAGTAATGATAAAATGAGCAAAGTATCGCCTGGCAACTATTCTTCAGGATGTGAAGCAAAATCACCAAGTAGTGATAGtgaaaaaaagagcaaagcctCACTTGGCAGCTCATCTCCCAGTGGTGGAGAAATCTCTTATAAGATTGAGTATGGGGTAAAAAGCATCGCTTCACCCACCACCTCTTCTAAGAAAGAAGAAAAGTATTTTGCTGACCCTGATCCAAAGAGCAAACCCTCATCCGGCAACTCGCCTTTTAGGACAGAAGATAAGCCTGCTAATGTTTATGAAAGGAATAGCAAGTCCTTACCGAGCAAATATCATAGAGATGATGCAGACTCACCTTGCAGTCAAGAAAGGAACAtcaaggcacccactccagaggaAGAAACCTCAACTAACACGGATTATGACAAAAACAGAAGGGGCTTAACTGTCGGGGCTTTCCTGGGGGAAGAGAAACTATGCCCAACTGCCGGTTATGAAAAGAGAAATGCCTCTTCTCCAGCAGATGAAGCAAAATACAATAAAACGGGGACTGAAATCAGGAAGTCAAATGAAAAACGGGtttcaaacaaagaaaaaaaacagacagaaaaatATTCAGAAGTGGAGAAAGTGTCTGGAAGAAAGGAACCGGGTCTCAAATGTGTTCGTTCAGATAAAGAAATTAAGTTTAAAAGTCCAGACGCAAGTGctgctaaagaaaaaaaaagaaccttGACAATCGAGGAATATAGAGCACGCCGGATAGCAGATCGTGTTAAAGCAGTTAAGAAAACAATGGCTGCACGTGAAGCAATGCACCAGAATAAATTCAAGCTTCCCAGCCGTACACATTCACCAGTTAAAATAGGAGTATTGAAGGAAAGATTTACACAGtcaagtgcttcacatgcacagGGCAATAAGTGCTCAAAAACTACAATCAGTAACGGAACCGCTCGTGAATCCCCCAAAGGAAGGCATTCAGACCCTGTGCAGTTAAAATCATCCAGCCTTTCAAGCAAAGATAAAGCAACGAAAAATGTCTTACTACACGCTGCATTGCTTCCTAAGCACATGAACATTGGCAAGAATGTTACAAACGCTGGGACAAAGATGTCTTGTGTCGGTAATGAATCCAGCAAACCTTTAGGGTGTTATACAGCACCGGTGACAAAAAATGCTACACAAGAATCAGTCTGCCCCTCAAAGTTGAATCTTGGCAAATGCAGTGGCTCGGAAAAGTTAAAAAGGACATTAAGCCTCACTATAGACAAGAAAGAGACAGTATCAGACTTACAGAACAGCACATTGTCCCCCAAAATGCTGGAATTTAAAATGTGTCCAGAAGGGCTGTTCAGGCGCCACTCAGTGAATGGAGGATCCATAGATGGAAATAGAGTTGTAAGCCCAGAAAAGAGCCCAGCTGAAG TAATGAAATGCAAAAAGGAAGATTGGTATAATAGTCCAACCAAGAAGAAGAAAGTAGAAATTATTG